One genomic region from Spirulina subsalsa PCC 9445 encodes:
- a CDS encoding AAA family ATPase — protein sequence MFKSLTVKNFRCFEELTLNQIERVNLIGGMNNIGKTALLEAIHLMTSLDSLEIPLKLNFDRGIFSPKTFDVEEICEWLFYQKKAHKAIKIEVIDEQDIKSELKLSLEKAASPRLFPLTLNSNRRKTLKDLKLEFKTADQKPWQFTIFLVPDKEDPDTARLGIEHQNDPLEDVGIPSFPLSDFISSRLRISPTQDAERFSVLEAQNKQDEIVKILNILEPRLKRLSVLVTGGVPMINGDIGGSYLIPVSLMGEGINRLLSMVLSIMNASGGTVLIDEIENGIHYSVLAKIWESIAEASQRFNTQIFATTHSQECINSAHEAFANLESYDFRYFRLQREQNTGLIKTAIYEKENIETSIDLNLEMR from the coding sequence ATGTTTAAAAGTCTTACCGTCAAAAACTTTAGATGTTTTGAAGAATTGACCCTTAACCAAATAGAGCGCGTCAACTTAATTGGAGGAATGAACAACATTGGCAAAACCGCTTTATTAGAAGCCATTCACTTAATGACCAGCTTAGATTCCCTTGAAATTCCCTTAAAGCTAAACTTTGATAGGGGAATTTTTAGTCCCAAGACGTTTGACGTAGAAGAAATATGTGAATGGTTATTTTATCAAAAAAAAGCCCATAAAGCCATTAAAATAGAAGTAATCGATGAACAAGACATTAAAAGCGAACTGAAATTAAGCCTCGAAAAAGCTGCCAGTCCAAGATTGTTTCCCTTGACATTGAATTCCAACCGACGCAAAACCCTTAAAGACTTGAAATTAGAATTCAAAACAGCAGACCAAAAACCTTGGCAGTTCACCATATTTTTAGTCCCAGACAAGGAAGACCCTGATACGGCACGCTTGGGCATAGAACACCAAAATGACCCCTTAGAAGACGTAGGAATTCCCTCTTTTCCCCTCAGCGATTTTATCAGTAGTCGTCTCCGAATTTCTCCAACTCAAGATGCGGAAAGATTCAGCGTTTTGGAAGCTCAAAATAAGCAAGATGAAATTGTCAAAATTCTGAATATATTAGAACCACGGTTAAAGCGTTTATCTGTGTTGGTTACAGGTGGAGTGCCTATGATTAATGGTGATATCGGAGGGAGTTATTTAATTCCTGTTTCTTTAATGGGAGAGGGCATCAATCGGTTATTATCGATGGTTTTATCCATCATGAATGCTTCAGGAGGGACAGTTTTAATCGACGAAATAGAAAATGGCATCCACTATTCAGTTTTAGCTAAAATCTGGGAATCCATAGCAGAAGCTAGTCAAAGATTTAATACCCAAATTTTTGCCACCACTCATAGTCAAGAATGTATTAATTCCGCTCATGAAGCCTTTGCCAATCTAGAATCCTATGATTTTCGGTATTTTCGATTGCAAAGAGAACAGAACACGGGTTTAATTAAAACAGCGATTTATGAGAAAGAAAATATTGAAACTTCTATTGATTTGAATCTGGAGATGAGATAG
- a CDS encoding DUF3226 domain-containing protein — protein sequence MRKSIKIDKPKLIIGEGTEEKIFFSTLIKYLKIDDIQVECYEGKGNLGKFLKTLSLIPGYPELQSLGITRDADDSFESVSTSIDNFIKSIFGADHVKITKFIMPDNGSSGMLEDLCLTAIKSSEIQCADNFLECIYNCSQRKPKNLAKAKIQAWLASQTNPGQRLGEAAQSGCIDWENEAFQPLREFIKNL from the coding sequence GTGAGGAAATCGATAAAAATTGATAAGCCAAAACTGATTATAGGTGAGGGAACAGAAGAAAAGATTTTTTTTTCAACGCTGATTAAATACTTAAAAATTGACGATATCCAAGTAGAGTGTTATGAGGGAAAAGGAAACCTAGGAAAATTTTTAAAAACCTTAAGTTTAATTCCGGGCTATCCAGAATTGCAATCCTTGGGAATTACCCGAGATGCAGATGATTCCTTTGAATCAGTATCAACCAGTATAGATAATTTTATAAAATCAATTTTTGGGGCAGATCATGTCAAAATCACCAAGTTTATTATGCCAGATAATGGTTCTTCGGGAATGCTAGAAGACCTCTGCTTAACAGCCATAAAATCTAGCGAAATTCAATGTGCTGATAATTTTCTAGAATGTATATATAATTGCTCACAAAGAAAACCTAAAAATTTAGCAAAAGCTAAAATTCAGGCTTGGCTTGCGAGTCAAACTAACCCAGGTCAAAGATTGGGAGAAGCGGCACAATCTGGATGTATAGATTGGGAAAATGAGGCTTTCCAACCGCTTCGAGAATTTATCAAAAATCTTTAA
- the gatA gene encoding Asp-tRNA(Asn)/Glu-tRNA(Gln) amidotransferase subunit GatA produces MASIRELHTQLVRKERSAVEITTEALERIQTLEPKLHSFLQITADHALAQAKQVDQQIAAGEEIGLLAGIPIGIKDNMCTDGIPTTCGSRILENFVPPYESTVTEKLKKAGAVMVGKTNLDEFAMGSSTENSGYQVTANPWDLSRVPGGSSGGSAAAVAAQECVVALGSDTGGSIRQPASLCGVVGMKPTYGLVSRYGLVAYASSLDQIGPFGGCVEDAAILLGAIAGYDPKDSTSLKVDIPNYAQLLKPNFRPKSRLRIGVIKETFGGGLDSQVEEKVKAAIEVLQNLGAEIQIVSCPRFGYGLPAYYIIAPSEASANLARYDAVKYGIRAEESDNLVDMYKKTRAKGFGTEVKRRIMLGTYALSAGYYDAYYLKAQKVRTLIKQDFDSAFEKVDVLVCPTSPTTAFKAGEKTADPLSMYLSDLMTIPVNLAGLPAISIPCGFDQQGLPIGMQLIGKVLREDQLFQVAYAYEQSTDWHLRTPIL; encoded by the coding sequence ATGGCATCCATTCGCGAGTTGCACACCCAGTTAGTCCGCAAAGAACGTTCTGCGGTTGAGATCACCACTGAAGCTCTAGAGCGCATCCAAACCCTAGAGCCGAAACTTCATAGCTTTCTCCAGATCACGGCAGATCACGCCCTCGCACAAGCCAAACAGGTAGATCAGCAGATTGCGGCTGGGGAAGAAATTGGTCTACTCGCCGGAATCCCCATCGGGATTAAGGATAATATGTGTACCGACGGGATTCCCACGACTTGCGGTTCTCGGATTTTAGAGAACTTTGTCCCCCCCTACGAGTCCACAGTGACCGAGAAACTGAAAAAAGCCGGGGCCGTCATGGTGGGGAAAACCAATCTGGATGAATTTGCCATGGGCAGTTCTACCGAGAATTCCGGCTATCAGGTGACAGCCAACCCTTGGGACTTATCCCGCGTCCCCGGAGGCTCTTCCGGTGGCTCTGCGGCGGCCGTAGCGGCTCAGGAATGCGTTGTAGCCTTGGGGTCTGATACCGGGGGATCGATTCGTCAGCCCGCGTCCTTGTGTGGGGTAGTGGGGATGAAACCCACCTATGGGTTAGTGTCGCGCTATGGTTTAGTGGCCTATGCCTCCTCCTTAGATCAAATCGGCCCCTTTGGGGGGTGTGTAGAAGATGCGGCTATACTATTGGGTGCGATCGCCGGATACGACCCCAAAGACTCCACCAGCCTCAAAGTAGACATCCCCAACTATGCCCAACTCCTCAAGCCCAATTTCCGCCCCAAATCTCGCCTACGCATTGGCGTTATTAAAGAAACCTTTGGCGGTGGATTAGATTCTCAAGTCGAAGAAAAAGTTAAAGCCGCCATCGAAGTTCTACAAAACCTAGGCGCCGAAATTCAAATTGTCTCCTGTCCCCGTTTCGGCTACGGTTTACCCGCCTACTACATCATCGCCCCCTCAGAAGCCTCCGCCAACTTAGCCCGTTATGATGCCGTAAAATATGGCATCCGGGCAGAAGAAAGCGATAACCTCGTGGATATGTACAAAAAAACCCGCGCCAAAGGCTTTGGAACCGAAGTCAAGCGGCGGATTATGTTAGGCACCTACGCCCTTTCCGCCGGGTATTATGACGCTTATTATCTCAAAGCGCAAAAAGTCCGCACATTAATCAAACAAGATTTTGACTCCGCCTTTGAAAAAGTCGATGTTTTAGTGTGTCCCACCTCTCCCACCACCGCCTTTAAAGCCGGAGAAAAAACCGCCGACCCCTTAAGTATGTATCTTTCCGATTTAATGACCATTCCCGTTAATTTAGCAGGCTTACCCGCCATCAGTATTCCCTGCGGTTTTGACCAGCAAGGTTTACCCATTGGAATGCAGTTAATTGGCAAGGTATTACGAGAAGATCAACTCTTCCAAGTAGCCTATGCTTACGAACAATCCACCGACTGGCATTTAAGAACCCCCATTTTGTAA
- the nadC gene encoding carboxylating nicotinate-nucleotide diphosphorylase, which translates to MKPITAVLPPWIVLDSLLQTWLLEDIGRGDRTSGGLGIPDDRLFQARWGVKEAGVIAGLPVAERVFALLDSRVEFTPMVAEGQVCDRGEIIATLKGPLSPLLMGERVALNLAMRLSGIASLTRQYVARIADLPARLVDTRKTTPGLRILEKYAMQVGGAMNHRMGLDDGVLIKDNHIAAAGGIGAAMAQIRDRIPYPLTVEVETENLAQVQAALDHQADIIMLDNMPPELMREAVQLIRAASERTKIEASGNITLETIRGVAETGVDYISSSAPITRSTWLDLSMKM; encoded by the coding sequence ATGAAACCTATCACGGCTGTCCTTCCCCCTTGGATTGTGCTTGACTCGTTGTTGCAAACTTGGTTATTAGAAGATATTGGACGAGGCGATCGCACCAGTGGCGGATTAGGGATTCCTGATGACCGTCTATTCCAGGCCCGTTGGGGGGTTAAGGAGGCGGGGGTGATTGCAGGTTTGCCTGTGGCGGAACGGGTGTTTGCCTTACTGGATTCTCGGGTCGAATTTACCCCTATGGTGGCTGAGGGTCAAGTTTGCGATCGCGGGGAAATCATTGCCACCCTCAAAGGCCCCCTCTCCCCCCTACTCATGGGGGAACGAGTTGCTCTTAATTTAGCCATGCGCTTGAGTGGGATTGCGAGTTTAACCCGGCAATATGTGGCGAGAATTGCGGATTTACCCGCTCGTTTGGTGGATACGCGCAAAACTACCCCAGGTTTGCGTATTTTAGAGAAATACGCCATGCAGGTTGGGGGTGCCATGAATCACCGCATGGGGTTGGATGATGGGGTGTTAATTAAAGATAATCATATTGCGGCCGCTGGGGGGATTGGGGCGGCAATGGCCCAAATTCGCGATCGCATTCCCTACCCTCTTACCGTTGAAGTGGAAACGGAAAACCTCGCTCAAGTGCAAGCGGCTCTCGACCATCAGGCCGATATTATTATGTTAGATAATATGCCCCCAGAACTCATGAGGGAAGCGGTGCAACTCATTCGCGCTGCCAGTGAGCGGACTAAAATTGAAGCCTCGGGCAATATTACCTTAGAAACCATCCGAGGGGTGGCAGAAACGGGGGTAGATTATATCTCTAGTAGCGCGCCGATTACTCGTTCAACTTGGTTAGATTTAAGCATGAAAATGTAG